The Chryseobacterium shigense genome segment TACCAATAAACCGGGAAGCCAGATCGTGAGCGGCCAGGTAGAAGGTAAAATGTCCATGTCTAATATAAATGATCTCACTTTAGATGTAGATGCCAATAACCTGAATTTTGCTACGGCAACTCAAAAATACAACATTCCGAAAGCTAAAATAAAAACCTTTATAGAAGCAGGCGGTCGTGTTATTGATGTTGATGCGCCGGGAGCGGCAAGCGGTAAAATATCAGGAAGATATAATCTTGGTGATCTTGCAGGTATGGTGGAAAACGGAATTGGAAGAATCCTGGTAGGACCTCCGCCGAGAAAATTGTACAGAGGGCAGAACTTCAAAATGAATTTTGATGTCCGGCAAGGCATTGTAAATTATTTCCTGCCTGATCTTAAGCTTCCGCAGGGTGCTGTGGTAGAAGGAGAGTACAATGGGGATTCCAATGATCTGATCCTGAACCTGGATGCGAATTCCCTGAAGTATATCATGACGAAGAAGGAAGAGATTACAGATGCAGATAAAGCCTTAGCCACGGCTAATCCTGAATATAAGATTAATGACAGGAATAATATTTCCAGAGACAGTGCTATGATAGACAGTGTAATGGTGAGGATCAATACTGCAAATCTTAATGAACAGCTGTATGCCAGAATCAGTAAACTGGAATACAACAAAAATATTATCAAAGATTTTGAACTGAAGGGGAAAAATGAAAACAATACAACGCTTCATCTGGCCACTACATTCAAACACGGAAGCCCGGAAGATGATCAGAATGATAATCTTAAAGCATATGCCATTAATGTAGACCAGTCTACGAATGCTGCCGGAGATTATGTTTTCAGATTTGAGCCTACAGAAGTTAAATTTAATGAGGTTATCTGGGCTATAGACACAAGTCCGGAACTAGATCATTCCATTACCTACAGGAAAAATACCGGGGATTTTGATATCAGGAACCTGAGGGTATTTTCAGATAAAAGTGCCCTGTTCATCAAAGAGGCACAGTTTAAATCTGCCAAAGATTTTTATGTGGATGCAGAGATCGAAGAATTCGCTGTTGAAAAGCTTCTTGAAATGCAGTCCGGAGGAAATCCTATGGGAATAAAAGGCCTTGCCAACGGAAGTGTAAAGATCAAGATGGATAAGAGTACTTTGCAGCCGCTTGTAGATCTTACCGTGGATAATATTGTAATGAACGGAAACGAGATGGGGAATCTGACCATTTCCGCTACAAACGGTTTCTCTCTGAATGTTTACGACATTGATGTAAAAGTAGCTTCGGCAGGAATTCTTGGAAGTAATAACCTGCATTTGACAGGTACTGTAAATAATAATACCGCTTCACCTACGATTGACCTGACCGCGGAAATGCGTGATTTCGATCTTGCTTTTACCCAACAGTTTGTACAGACCGTTTTTGGAAACATCAGAGGAAAAGCGACTGGTGACCTCAAAATCAATGGAAAATTAAGCGATCTTGATTACAGCGGAGATATTGCTTTGAAAGGGTTCGGGCTTAAGCTTCTGTTTACGGGAGTAGACTATTCATTTGATGATACTGTGGTACCGCTTTCCCGTGGGCTTGCACTTCTCAATAATATTGAAGTTCATGACGGAAGATCAAATTCCAAAGGAACCATTTCCGGGGCAATCCAGTTTGAAACCCTTTCTTCAATGGGAGTCAACCTGATTATGAGGGCAGATAACCTTCTTATGCTGAATACCACACAGAAAGACTATGATCTGTTCTGGGGAAGGGTGTATGGGCAGGGAGATCTTTACGTGGACGGACCTGTTTCCGGACTGAGTATTTCCACTCCCAATATGAAAGCGCTGAACGGAAGTAACTTTACCTTTAATTCCAGTTCAACATCCAATGTTGAAGAATTTAAAATGCTGAGGTTCCTGAAAGAAGGAAAAGACGGACTTATCACCTTGGAAGAGAAGAAGAAAACGGGGGCCAATATGCATATCGACTTCAGTCTTGATGTGGATAAAGGAACTACGGTGAATGTTCTTGTAGGTGATGATGTAGGAAATATTACCGTAAAAGGTACTGCCGACAAGCTGAGGTTCCAGATGGGAAGACAGGGAGCAATTGCCATGAACGGGACTTACAAAGTAGATAACGGAACATTTGTTTCCAAAGCTATTCTTAATAAAACATTCCAGATAGAAAAGAACAGCAGCATACGATGGGATGGTGATGCTATGAAGCCGGCACTGGATATTACAGCCAATTATGTAAGAATGGTATCCAATGCAGGGGAATATCTGAGTATGGGAAAACTTCAGCCTATCAGTATACTGCTTCAGGCTAATATTACACAGTCTTTGGTTGATCCGAAAATAGACCTTAATGTAACCGCTCTTGATGTTTCCAGTCAGGTAAGAGAAACCCTTGCCGCTAAAATGAGCCAGGAAGGAGAGAAGGTATTGCAGTTCGGTTCCGTCCTATTGTTGAGTACTTTTAATGTTTCCAATAGTGGAGGAGTAGATTTTGATGTGGCAGGAGTAGCCGAATCTTCCGGGTACAATATGCTTCTTAAGCAGCTTGGTTCTGTTTTGAATACCATGAGTAATGAATTCCAGATCGATTTGAATTATGTAAAAGGTGACCAGAATTCCAATACAGGTGACCGTGCCAATGCAGGGGTAAGTGTAGCAGTTTCACCAAGGGTAAATATTAAGACCGGATTGGGAATTCCTTTAACGAAAACAGAAGGCACACAAAACAATTATCTCTCCGGAGAAGGATCTATTGAATATGATATTTCTAAAAAGAATGACGGAAGTCTCGTTTTAAGAGGCTATTCCAAACCTACCAATATCGGGATGGTAAGTACGAATGGTTCTGCAAATCAGGCCTATGGTGGAGGGGTAGTGTGGAGTAAAAGCTTTAATTCTCTGTTTAAAAAGAAGAAAAAAGATAAAAAACCGTCAGAAACCCAAACGGAAATAAAAACAGATTCTACAAAATCAGCTAGCAAATAATCGTAATATTTTAATGATTTTTATCATCCGTGTTAATTATTGTTAATATTTGATATAATTTTTTTAGTTAAATTATTTTTTATAAATTTGCAACAAATACATAGATTTTTTAAGAAAATTGTAATTTAACTAATATGAACTATCAACTGGACGAAATAGACAAGAAAATTCTTGATTTCTTAGTCGAAAACACAAGAATGCCTTTTACTGAAATTGCAAAGCAGATGGATGTTTCTGCTGGAACAATTCACGTAAGAGTGAAAAAAATGGAGGATGCAGGTATTATTTTGGGATCATCTCTTAATATCGATTATGGTAAGCTGGATTATCACTTTACAGCTTTCATTGGAATCCTTTTGACAAAATCCAACCGTACTCAGGAAGTACTGAAAGAACTATCTACGCTTCCAAACGTAATTGAAGCCAGCGTTATTTCAGGAAAATATAATATTTTCTGTAAAGTAAGAGCTAAGAATACGGATGATGCGAAGAGAATTATTTATCAGATAGATGACATTCAAGATGTAATGAGAACCGAAAGTATGATCTCTATGGAGGAATACCTGAGCGACAAAAACAGATTGATCAACGCTATTTCTATATAATTCAAATTTTAAACGAATATTATATTAAAGAACTTATGAAATTATTCATAAGTTCTTTATTTTTGTACCTATGGAAGAATACAGTTATTTTGATGAGGATCCAAAGAAAGGATGGGGCTTTATTTCAGCATTTGCAGCATTGATGCTGTTCACCGTTATGGGGCTGGGAATTGATATGGATGAGTACCTTCAGCATGAATACCTCCAGATCCCAAGATGGTATTTTTTTGCCATCTTTACCGTTGATGCCCTGATGGTCATTGGACTTATCCTGATGTTCTTCTACAGAAAAATAGGAATCTTTATGTTTCCGGCATTGCTGGTCCTGCATTTCTTTATGCACAATTATTACCTTTCCACATTTTTGTATACCGATGTAACGAATCTTTTCCTTTTTACAGGTTTTGGTATGCTGGCGATTATTCCGAAATGGAAGTTTTTCAGGTAGAAGATTTGCCCTCTTCGTAAAGATGGAAAGTCTTTTGTTTTAGAGGATTCTTACTCCATGTTTCCCATTTTCCCGTATATGGATCATAACCACATTTCAGAGGCTTGGATATATCCAAGCCGTCACTATTGATATAATTCCGTTCGGTATAAGCTCTGCAATCTGTGCAGATATATCTGAATTCACAATCTTTACAGACCTCTATTTTATCTTTCGTAATATTCCAGTATTTCTTAAATCCTGGTGCTGTCACAGCTTTTTCAAGACTGATATCATTGATATTTCCAAAACTTTCAGCCATTAAAGGACAGTTTTTAATATGGCCGTTTATATCTATTCCGATCTTTTTATGAAGACAGGAATTATGATGAATAGCTTCTGAAACTTTTGAAAAATTGGTATTGAAATACTTCAGGTCTACTTTTCCGCAGGATGAAATTTTGAGATTTTCACGACTGAATTTCAGATAGAACCTGAACGTATCTCCGGATTTAACAGGAGCTTTTGAACAACCATAGAATACTAAACCATAAACCCTTTTTATTGTTTGATTAAGATTTTTGATAAAACCTTCATCTATGGCATCATGATACGGAGAAAATACTTCAATGCCGTTTAAAACAGAACCGCTGAATTTTGCATCAATTTCCTGAAACTCTTTAAGAGAAAGTTTTTGGTGGGCATAAATAACAAGATGCTTTACTCCAAGATTTTCTACAGACTGTTTTATGTTCTCTAAAACTGAAATATTATTGAGCTCTATGAAAATATTGGCAATTTCATTAGGTTCTTGGAACTGATAGGAGAGTGGAGGGAAATTCCTGTCCCGGTTTCCTTCCGTTATAAAACCATACTCCTTTTCAAGTAACAGGTCTATATATTCACAGGCAAATTCTTTGGATTCTGCATCGTAATTCTCCAGAATATCTTCTATAGATTTATTCTTCAGTTCTTCTATGATTTCATAAAACTCCAAAGAATATAGTTCTGAAATATTTCTTTGAAGATCAGAGATCAGAACTCTGCCGGCCCCTTTCGTGACCATAATATTGCTGAACAGGTTAAAATATCTCATATCATTCGGGTGAGCTGTTTTAAAGGTTTTTCTCTTACATGATGTTCAGTCCGGTATTTTTCAGATGATACAAAATATACCATACTGCTGTGAATTTTACTGACATTTTTTGTTTTAAAAATCTCAATATATTTGAATGTAAGAGGCAGTTTGTTTTTTTCGTTGTAGAGTTTTTTCATAAATATTCAGCGATTTTTTGTTCCAGAGAATAATTACATGTGTTGGACATTCCTGTAAACTGGCCAATAGGATTGCTCTCCAGGAAATAATATTTTTCTCCCTTCTTTATAAAATCCAGCGATCCGGAATTAAGATCCAGAAACTGCATCAGCAGTTGTATTTTTTCTTCAATATCAGGGGGAAGGCTGTAGGGTACATTCCTGTTAGGTTTTACGTTGTTATATTTTCTGAAATCCACTTTAGTCTGTTCATCGTTTTGTGAGAATATGGCCATAGACCAGCATTTGCCGTTCAGGTAAAAAGTTCTTATTTCAAAATCTTTTTCAATTTTCTCCTGAAAGAAGGTGATGAAAAAATCTCCTTCTTCATGCTCTTCAACTACAGATGTATACATAAAACCACCGGAATTTTTCTTTAGCTCATCCAGCATTACATTTCCGTTAATGGTCTTTATAATGGTATCTCCGATTTTTACATCGTGGGTATTTTCTGCCAGAAAATATTCAGGTACGTCAAAACCGATTTCTTTTGCTTTATCAAGCACAATCAGCTTATTTACATCACTATTGCTTTCCTTATTGATGTGTCTTTTGGATTCAAGTGTTTTGCGGACATAATCTTCAAGCCAGTGTTGTGTTTCACTCATATTAAGGTTAATAGATGCATGATTGTATTTTAACCGTTTAAAGACCAGTCTTCCTCTTCTGTACCAAACGCTTTTTATTTCATCAAGGAAGAAACGGTTTCGGGAGCTTTGCAGTAGAATTCTTTTTTCCTGAACTTTAATTTCAAATATTTCATCCTCATGGATGCGGAGGAATTTTTTGCCCATTGCAATCAGTTCCTTAATTACTTCTACAGTGGTGATCTCATTATTTTGAGAGATAATCAGTATCATAATAAACTTAGTGATTATTTATTTTTTCTCTGAAAGTCTTTTA includes the following:
- a CDS encoding translocation/assembly module TamB; the protein is MAKLENNNENENKKSVAENLGDQVQKTVENVEGAVKETVKEASELASDAIHHPVETAEEFGKQAVKDVTSYSWWARLLLILFWLGVILVGGVLTAINLPATKRWAADQALQIVNKDFKSGMSTESVEVDYFGDVTIKGLKIKDYKGLDFIKAKEFRANSDWMSLAYNAISGNSNSLSFNSLTLVNADVKVITYKGDSISNFIRFTQLFDSGKKRDPKKPPFQLDSRVQIIDSKVSIISQNSPGEPGKWLTATKFNLKAPNVKVNGANISALINNMSFVTTRWGKSHFVDTFSTELSLTHEFLSLKDLTLNTDHSLLQGNIKFNLHDGSWSEFADRVRWDMEIKQGSQLSGYDISYFVTNWDNFKPFNLAGKMTGPLNKFYLENFLIRNPDVNIATRTMKVDRLLKGNFAIETSDLSTDFTYKDLKAMMPSFISKKMKNFADDFGKLKYNGTARVTPEQVYVANGNLITGIGQAKISKLSLTAYSTAMPKYSGNLEVKDLNTSVITKNKSVGLISGKFDLNGQSFDVNTMRLTTKSQISSIEIMDKQIRNLYLDGLLDHKKYNGLITVNDEQAKATIKGLIDFSTSRIAMNVNADVTHLNMNYFTNKPGSQIVSGQVEGKMSMSNINDLTLDVDANNLNFATATQKYNIPKAKIKTFIEAGGRVIDVDAPGAASGKISGRYNLGDLAGMVENGIGRILVGPPPRKLYRGQNFKMNFDVRQGIVNYFLPDLKLPQGAVVEGEYNGDSNDLILNLDANSLKYIMTKKEEITDADKALATANPEYKINDRNNISRDSAMIDSVMVRINTANLNEQLYARISKLEYNKNIIKDFELKGKNENNTTLHLATTFKHGSPEDDQNDNLKAYAINVDQSTNAAGDYVFRFEPTEVKFNEVIWAIDTSPELDHSITYRKNTGDFDIRNLRVFSDKSALFIKEAQFKSAKDFYVDAEIEEFAVEKLLEMQSGGNPMGIKGLANGSVKIKMDKSTLQPLVDLTVDNIVMNGNEMGNLTISATNGFSLNVYDIDVKVASAGILGSNNLHLTGTVNNNTASPTIDLTAEMRDFDLAFTQQFVQTVFGNIRGKATGDLKINGKLSDLDYSGDIALKGFGLKLLFTGVDYSFDDTVVPLSRGLALLNNIEVHDGRSNSKGTISGAIQFETLSSMGVNLIMRADNLLMLNTTQKDYDLFWGRVYGQGDLYVDGPVSGLSISTPNMKALNGSNFTFNSSSTSNVEEFKMLRFLKEGKDGLITLEEKKKTGANMHIDFSLDVDKGTTVNVLVGDDVGNITVKGTADKLRFQMGRQGAIAMNGTYKVDNGTFVSKAILNKTFQIEKNSSIRWDGDAMKPALDITANYVRMVSNAGEYLSMGKLQPISILLQANITQSLVDPKIDLNVTALDVSSQVRETLAAKMSQEGEKVLQFGSVLLLSTFNVSNSGGVDFDVAGVAESSGYNMLLKQLGSVLNTMSNEFQIDLNYVKGDQNSNTGDRANAGVSVAVSPRVNIKTGLGIPLTKTEGTQNNYLSGEGSIEYDISKKNDGSLVLRGYSKPTNIGMVSTNGSANQAYGGGVVWSKSFNSLFKKKKKDKKPSETQTEIKTDSTKSASK
- a CDS encoding Lrp/AsnC family transcriptional regulator; translation: MNYQLDEIDKKILDFLVENTRMPFTEIAKQMDVSAGTIHVRVKKMEDAGIILGSSLNIDYGKLDYHFTAFIGILLTKSNRTQEVLKELSTLPNVIEASVISGKYNIFCKVRAKNTDDAKRIIYQIDDIQDVMRTESMISMEEYLSDKNRLINAISI
- the gwsS gene encoding grasp-with-spasm system SPASM domain peptide maturase; protein product: MRYFNLFSNIMVTKGAGRVLISDLQRNISELYSLEFYEIIEELKNKSIEDILENYDAESKEFACEYIDLLLEKEYGFITEGNRDRNFPPLSYQFQEPNEIANIFIELNNISVLENIKQSVENLGVKHLVIYAHQKLSLKEFQEIDAKFSGSVLNGIEVFSPYHDAIDEGFIKNLNQTIKRVYGLVFYGCSKAPVKSGDTFRFYLKFSRENLKISSCGKVDLKYFNTNFSKVSEAIHHNSCLHKKIGIDINGHIKNCPLMAESFGNINDISLEKAVTAPGFKKYWNITKDKIEVCKDCEFRYICTDCRAYTERNYINSDGLDISKPLKCGYDPYTGKWETWSKNPLKQKTFHLYEEGKSST
- the gwsG gene encoding grasp-with-spasm system ATP-grasp peptide maturase, yielding MILIISQNNEITTVEVIKELIAMGKKFLRIHEDEIFEIKVQEKRILLQSSRNRFFLDEIKSVWYRRGRLVFKRLKYNHASINLNMSETQHWLEDYVRKTLESKRHINKESNSDVNKLIVLDKAKEIGFDVPEYFLAENTHDVKIGDTIIKTINGNVMLDELKKNSGGFMYTSVVEEHEEGDFFITFFQEKIEKDFEIRTFYLNGKCWSMAIFSQNDEQTKVDFRKYNNVKPNRNVPYSLPPDIEEKIQLLMQFLDLNSGSLDFIKKGEKYYFLESNPIGQFTGMSNTCNYSLEQKIAEYL